From a region of the Cygnus atratus isolate AKBS03 ecotype Queensland, Australia chromosome 3, CAtr_DNAZoo_HiC_assembly, whole genome shotgun sequence genome:
- the MPV17 gene encoding protein Mpv17 isoform X1 yields MGAGDVIAQQLVERRGLREHHGRRTLRMVAIGCCFVGPVVGGWYKVLDRLVPGATKAVAVKKMVLDQGGFAPCFLGCFLAITGAVNGLSVEENWSKIQQDYVDALLTNYCIWPPVQIANFYFVPLSHRLAVVQCVAIVWNCYLSWKANRV; encoded by the exons ATGGGAGCCGGCGACGTGATCGCGCAGCAGCTGGTCGAGCGGCGGGGGCTGCGCGAGCACCACGGCAGACGCACCCTGAGGATGGTGGCGATCGGCTGCTGCTTCGTG GGCCCCGTTGTGGGTGGATGGTACAAGGTGCTGGACCGGCTCGTCCCGGGGGCCACGAAAGCCGTGGCTGTGAAGAAGATGGTCCTGGACCAG GGCGGGTTTGCACCGTGCTTCCTCGGCTGCTTCCTCGCCATCACAGGGGCCGTGAACGGTCTGTCTGTGGAGGAAAACTGGTCCAAGATCCAGCAG GACTACGTGGATGCGCTGCTCACCAACTACTGT aTCTGGCCACCGGTGCAGATTGCCAACTTCTACTTCGTCCCTCTGAGCCACAG GCTGGCAGTTGTCCAGTGCGTGGCCATTGTCTGGAACTGCTACCTCTCCTGGAAAGCAAATCGGGTGTGA
- the MPV17 gene encoding protein Mpv17 isoform X2 → MGAGDVIAQQLVERRGLREHHGRRTLRMVAIGCCFVGPVVGGWYKVLDRLVPGATKAVAVKKMVLDQGGFAPCFLGCFLAITGAVNGLSVEENWSKIQQIWPPVQIANFYFVPLSHRLAVVQCVAIVWNCYLSWKANRV, encoded by the exons ATGGGAGCCGGCGACGTGATCGCGCAGCAGCTGGTCGAGCGGCGGGGGCTGCGCGAGCACCACGGCAGACGCACCCTGAGGATGGTGGCGATCGGCTGCTGCTTCGTG GGCCCCGTTGTGGGTGGATGGTACAAGGTGCTGGACCGGCTCGTCCCGGGGGCCACGAAAGCCGTGGCTGTGAAGAAGATGGTCCTGGACCAG GGCGGGTTTGCACCGTGCTTCCTCGGCTGCTTCCTCGCCATCACAGGGGCCGTGAACGGTCTGTCTGTGGAGGAAAACTGGTCCAAGATCCAGCAG aTCTGGCCACCGGTGCAGATTGCCAACTTCTACTTCGTCCCTCTGAGCCACAG GCTGGCAGTTGTCCAGTGCGTGGCCATTGTCTGGAACTGCTACCTCTCCTGGAAAGCAAATCGGGTGTGA